In one Limosilactobacillus oris genomic region, the following are encoded:
- a CDS encoding PepSY domain-containing protein: protein MNDSNNTLNPWLVPVTLGASGVAGFLAGKLFGKRPYPANRALKQIRRDFAKEGTITGSWIDHRQTPFQRFAVKTSAYQGGLTRLEDGEPVNYEFKVDAFTGSLLELKRLEN from the coding sequence ATGAACGATTCAAACAACACACTCAATCCATGGCTGGTCCCAGTAACGCTGGGCGCCTCCGGGGTCGCAGGATTTCTGGCCGGCAAGCTCTTCGGCAAACGGCCCTACCCGGCTAACCGGGCGCTCAAACAAATTCGCCGAGACTTTGCTAAGGAGGGTACCATCACCGGCAGTTGGATCGACCACCGGCAGACTCCCTTCCAACGCTTCGCCGTTAAGACCAGCGCCTACCAGGGCGGCTTAACGCGCTTAGAAGATGGTGAACCGGTAAATTACGAGTTTAAGGTTGACGCCTTTACCGGCAGCCTGCTGGAATTAAAACGGCTGGAAAATTAG
- the ytpR gene encoding YtpR family tRNA-binding protein: protein MLIASYNPAEMGDILVTITAPNNGDQTSTIKDGVVQIVSAKDQQLLGYNFMDASKLLPELTKENGQVFLTDDQVAKLNQKLTQAGFDQQLTADHTPKFVVGYVEKMEDHPKSDHLKVTKTRIGADQTVQIVCGSPNVATGIKVVVARPGAMMPDGKLIWPGALMGVESDGMLCGFRELRMKNAPDEKGLWIIPDDWQEVGEAVDFAKADTFFPAN, encoded by the coding sequence ATGTTAATTGCAAGCTATAATCCAGCAGAGATGGGCGACATCCTAGTAACGATTACCGCGCCTAATAATGGTGACCAGACAAGCACGATCAAGGATGGGGTTGTCCAAATCGTGAGTGCCAAGGACCAGCAGCTGCTTGGCTACAACTTTATGGACGCCAGCAAGCTGTTGCCGGAATTGACAAAGGAAAATGGTCAGGTCTTCCTGACCGATGACCAGGTTGCCAAGCTCAACCAGAAACTGACTCAAGCCGGGTTTGACCAGCAATTAACGGCCGACCATACACCAAAGTTCGTGGTCGGTTACGTCGAGAAGATGGAAGACCACCCGAAGTCCGACCACCTCAAGGTCACCAAAACCCGGATCGGTGCTGACCAGACAGTTCAAATCGTCTGTGGTTCGCCGAACGTCGCTACCGGCATTAAGGTGGTCGTGGCGCGCCCCGGTGCCATGATGCCCGATGGTAAGCTCATTTGGCCTGGCGCACTGATGGGGGTCGAAAGCGATGGGATGCTCTGTGGCTTCCGTGAATTGCGAATGAAGAATGCTCCGGACGAGAAGGGCCTGTGGATTATTCCTGATGATTGGCAGGAGGTTGGCGAGGCGGTCGACTTTGCCAAGGCTGATACCTTCTTCCCAGCAAACTAG
- a CDS encoding winged helix-turn-helix transcriptional regulator: MQRHIYDCASGCPVESTLQIISGKWKSVILYHLMKKQVCRFSELQKLMPHCSRRMLALQLNELEQDNIIVKRVYPAVPPKTDYRLTSLGKSLSPVIMAMEQWGRQYNALKSKRVGQN, from the coding sequence TTGCAAAGACATATTTATGATTGTGCGTCCGGCTGCCCGGTAGAAAGCACGCTTCAAATTATTTCGGGAAAATGGAAAAGCGTCATTTTATATCATCTGATGAAAAAGCAGGTGTGCCGTTTTAGTGAATTGCAGAAATTAATGCCACATTGCTCGCGACGGATGCTGGCCCTGCAACTTAATGAGTTGGAACAAGATAATATTATTGTGAAAAGAGTTTATCCGGCTGTGCCGCCTAAGACTGATTATCGACTAACATCCCTGGGCAAGAGCCTGTCACCAGTGATTATGGCAATGGAACAGTGGGGACGTCAATATAATGCTCTAAAAAGTAAAAGGGTGGGACAGAACTAG
- a CDS encoding Bax inhibitor-1 family protein: protein MDNFPNDSGRRVVADQAGLNSFLTKMYGNMTLAVLVSALSAYLTMNVFATQVLGYFQQHQGMVWLILLLPIALSMGISFSATRNPVGGFIMLMLVAIIYGVEFALIAGAFTAANITAAFISSAAVFATMALYGTVTKRDLSKFGAHAMAALVALIIASIINIFLKSSAITYIFSYIAVIIFVVLTAWDAQKMKQIYLNYSNENSVMGLAIVGALQLYLDFVNLFISFLQIFGMSDRD from the coding sequence ATGGATAATTTTCCAAATGATTCTGGCCGGCGCGTGGTTGCCGACCAGGCGGGGTTGAATAGTTTCCTGACTAAGATGTACGGAAACATGACCCTGGCAGTTTTAGTTTCCGCACTGAGCGCCTACTTGACGATGAACGTCTTTGCTACGCAGGTGCTGGGCTACTTCCAACAGCACCAGGGGATGGTCTGGCTGATTCTCCTCTTGCCAATCGCACTGTCGATGGGGATTAGCTTTAGCGCCACCCGGAACCCGGTCGGCGGTTTTATCATGCTGATGCTGGTGGCGATTATTTACGGGGTTGAGTTTGCACTGATTGCGGGAGCATTTACGGCGGCTAATATCACGGCGGCCTTTATTTCTTCGGCGGCGGTCTTCGCGACGATGGCCCTCTACGGGACGGTTACTAAGCGGGATCTCAGCAAGTTTGGTGCCCACGCCATGGCGGCACTGGTAGCCTTGATTATCGCTTCAATCATCAACATTTTCTTGAAGAGCTCGGCAATTACCTACATTTTCTCTTACATTGCCGTGATTATCTTCGTAGTGCTAACGGCGTGGGACGCGCAGAAGATGAAGCAGATCTACCTGAATTACAGCAATGAAAATTCAGTGATGGGTCTGGCAATCGTGGGCGCACTCCAGCTCTACCTGGACTTCGTCAACCTCTTCATCTCCTTCCTGCAAATCTTTGGGATGAGCGACCGGGACTAA
- the trmB gene encoding tRNA (guanosine(46)-N7)-methyltransferase TrmB codes for MRVKHKKWADPLIADHPEMIVTNAEEVKGHWQDRFAKKQPIHVEVGMGKGQFIIGMAKAHPEINFIGLEIQRTVAAIALKKALTEELSNLQLICGDGSDITNYFEDHELDRLYLNFSDPWPKTRHAKRRLTYHTFLAGYQQVLKDEGAIELKTDNMGFFEFSLQSMNNYGMLFDGVWLDLHNSDENEHNVETEYEQKFAAKGQPIYKLTAHFKKDE; via the coding sequence ATGCGTGTGAAACATAAAAAGTGGGCGGATCCGCTGATTGCGGACCACCCGGAGATGATCGTAACCAATGCCGAGGAGGTGAAGGGTCACTGGCAGGACCGTTTTGCCAAGAAGCAGCCAATTCACGTTGAAGTCGGTATGGGGAAGGGGCAGTTTATCATTGGGATGGCGAAGGCCCATCCGGAGATCAACTTTATCGGCCTGGAAATCCAGCGGACGGTAGCAGCTATCGCCTTGAAGAAGGCCCTCACAGAGGAGCTGTCCAACCTCCAGCTGATCTGTGGTGATGGTTCTGACATCACCAACTACTTCGAGGACCACGAGCTTGACCGTCTCTATCTGAACTTTTCGGACCCATGGCCGAAGACGCGTCATGCCAAGCGGCGGCTGACCTACCACACCTTCTTAGCTGGCTACCAGCAGGTGCTCAAAGATGAAGGGGCAATTGAACTGAAGACCGATAACATGGGCTTCTTTGAATTTTCCCTCCAAAGCATGAACAACTATGGAATGCTCTTTGATGGAGTTTGGCTCGACCTCCACAATAGTGATGAGAACGAGCATAACGTTGAGACCGAGTACGAGCAAAAGTTTGCGGCCAAGGGCCAGCCAATCTATAAGCTTACGGCGCACTTTAAAAAGGACGAATAA
- a CDS encoding ABC transporter ATP-binding protein — protein sequence MALEVKNLVGGYSQIPVLKQVSLAVQPGELVGLIGLNGAGKSTTLNHIIGLLRPFSGTITLNGLTLAENPAEYKQQIAYVPETPILYDELTLREHLELTMNAYGLDHEAAWQRAHKLLKLFRLDNKLDWFPANFSKGMKQKVMICCAFMTNAKLLIVDEPFYGLDPLAVHDLLKLIEQKKKEGVAVLMSTHVLDTAQRYCDRFVLLANGQVRAHGTLAELREQEDRPDESLDEIYLGLARDDQDE from the coding sequence ATGGCACTTGAAGTAAAGAACCTGGTGGGGGGATATTCACAGATTCCCGTCCTAAAGCAGGTTAGCCTGGCGGTCCAGCCGGGGGAATTAGTGGGCCTGATCGGCTTAAACGGGGCGGGAAAGTCCACGACCTTAAACCACATTATCGGTTTGCTGCGGCCGTTTTCCGGGACGATCACCCTCAACGGACTGACTTTGGCCGAAAATCCGGCCGAGTATAAGCAGCAGATTGCCTACGTTCCCGAGACGCCAATCCTGTATGACGAGTTGACGTTGCGGGAGCACCTCGAATTAACGATGAACGCGTACGGACTTGACCATGAGGCAGCCTGGCAGCGGGCTCATAAGCTGCTTAAACTGTTCCGGCTCGACAATAAGCTGGACTGGTTCCCGGCGAACTTCTCCAAGGGAATGAAGCAAAAGGTGATGATTTGCTGTGCTTTCATGACCAATGCCAAACTGCTGATTGTGGACGAGCCTTTCTATGGTTTGGATCCCCTGGCCGTCCATGACTTGCTGAAGCTGATTGAGCAAAAGAAAAAGGAGGGGGTGGCCGTACTGATGTCGACCCACGTCCTCGATACTGCGCAGCGCTACTGTGACCGCTTTGTCCTCTTAGCTAACGGGCAGGTCCGGGCCCACGGAACCCTGGCGGAACTCCGTGAGCAGGAAGACCGGCCGGATGAGTCGCTAGACGAAATTTATCTCGGCTTAGCAAGGGATGATCAAGATGAGTAG
- the murC gene encoding UDP-N-acetylmuramate--L-alanine ligase — translation MEKKTYYFIGIKGTGMAALARVLHDQGNEVLGSDIAKETFTQGPLLKAGIQILPFDPANLKEGMTVIKGNAFAEDHPEVLRAKEMGLPVLTYPEAVEKEVADHTSIGIAGAHGKTSTTALLSHVLAAVEPTSYLIGDGVGKGNDDDRFFVFEADEYRDHFLAYHPDYAIMTNIDFDHPDYFKDIDDVRGSFETYGRQVKKAIFAWGDDANLRKLDVDVPVYYYGTGDDDDFRAENIRRTPAGSTYDAYFRDQKLGTFTIHLYGEHSILNSLAVLAVAYMEKVDMDKIKQELANFSGVKRRFSETDVADDKLIDDYAHHPNEIKATIDAARQKFPDKEIVAVFQPHTYSRLAAYIDGFAASLSKADKVFVTPIFSSIREQDGSVSSADLEAKIPGSEGVDMDSIDKLTKYHNAVLIFMGAGDIEKYEEKFKELLNK, via the coding sequence ATGGAAAAGAAGACATATTACTTCATCGGCATTAAAGGCACCGGGATGGCGGCCCTCGCCCGTGTTTTACATGATCAAGGAAACGAAGTCTTAGGCTCAGACATTGCGAAGGAAACCTTCACCCAGGGGCCCCTGCTCAAGGCGGGCATCCAGATTCTGCCGTTTGACCCTGCCAACCTCAAGGAGGGGATGACGGTGATCAAGGGAAATGCCTTTGCCGAAGATCATCCAGAAGTGCTGCGGGCTAAGGAAATGGGTCTGCCGGTGCTGACCTATCCGGAAGCGGTCGAAAAGGAAGTGGCGGACCACACCAGTATCGGAATTGCCGGTGCCCACGGCAAGACCAGTACCACGGCTCTGCTGTCCCACGTCCTCGCCGCGGTTGAACCAACTAGCTACCTGATTGGTGATGGTGTCGGCAAGGGGAACGATGACGATCGTTTCTTCGTCTTTGAAGCGGATGAATACCGGGATCACTTCTTGGCTTACCACCCGGACTATGCCATTATGACCAATATTGACTTTGACCACCCGGACTACTTCAAAGACATTGATGACGTGCGTGGTTCATTTGAAACTTATGGTCGGCAGGTCAAGAAGGCCATCTTTGCCTGGGGTGATGATGCCAACCTGCGGAAGTTGGACGTCGACGTGCCGGTTTACTACTACGGGACCGGGGATGACGACGACTTCCGGGCTGAGAATATCCGCCGGACCCCAGCTGGTTCGACCTATGACGCCTACTTCCGCGACCAGAAGTTGGGAACCTTCACCATCCACCTCTATGGTGAACACAGCATCCTGAATAGCCTGGCAGTTCTGGCGGTGGCTTACATGGAAAAAGTCGACATGGACAAGATCAAGCAGGAACTCGCCAACTTCTCCGGGGTTAAACGGCGGTTCAGTGAGACCGATGTTGCTGACGACAAGCTGATCGACGACTACGCCCACCACCCAAACGAAATCAAGGCAACGATTGACGCTGCGCGGCAGAAGTTCCCGGATAAGGAAATCGTGGCGGTCTTCCAGCCCCACACGTACTCCCGGCTGGCGGCGTACATTGATGGCTTTGCTGCTAGTCTGAGCAAGGCGGACAAGGTCTTTGTAACGCCGATCTTCTCTTCCATTCGTGAGCAGGACGGGTCAGTTTCCAGTGCAGACCTTGAAGCCAAGATTCCGGGCAGTGAAGGGGTAGACATGGATAGCATTGACAAGCTGACGAAGTACCATAACGCGGTGCTGATCTTCATGGGGGCCGGCGACATCGAAAAGTATGAAGAGAAGTTCAAAGAATTGCTTAATAAGTAG
- a CDS encoding ABC transporter permease: MSRLFTKRRQRHFMMLLKYWRLVFNDHFVIALFFLFGALAYGYSEWLPTLSANQWWPRFLLIAWFVLLAQIGRLATLIKRPDPVFLLPQVRAMDGYLRRAYLYSLVLAEGMTLAGTFAALPFALITERLSTVDIVAVFLTAVVTKDDWLFTARKSISLRWSKQGWRTQAEYWLNPLLAAAATWLVSPLLGLAVAVILDVAMRLVYRELTIDWQVAVKMESNRMYSVYRFFNLFTDVPSVQGNVKRRRWANGLVRWLSNGHRPWAYLYARGFVRNTDISGIVIRLTLLGMVLAFLVPLQWLNTALVVLFIYLIATQLMPLYGQYEANVLTHLYPVQTEERVRDFQRLLTRVTVIEAALIVLASIGLHFDWRGFLLNLVFATIEVWVLTRFYFKLRRKKLSEEY; this comes from the coding sequence ATGAGTAGACTATTTACGAAACGGCGCCAGCGTCACTTTATGATGCTCCTGAAGTATTGGCGGCTGGTGTTCAACGACCACTTTGTCATCGCCCTTTTCTTCCTCTTTGGCGCGCTGGCCTACGGGTATTCAGAATGGTTGCCAACCCTCAGTGCTAACCAGTGGTGGCCCCGTTTCCTACTGATTGCCTGGTTTGTCCTGCTAGCCCAAATTGGTCGGCTGGCGACCCTGATCAAGCGGCCGGACCCGGTTTTCCTCTTGCCTCAGGTTCGGGCCATGGATGGCTATTTGAGACGGGCCTACCTTTACAGCCTTGTGCTCGCGGAGGGAATGACCCTGGCGGGAACCTTTGCTGCCCTACCGTTCGCCCTTATAACGGAACGACTATCGACAGTTGATATTGTAGCCGTTTTTCTGACGGCGGTAGTGACAAAGGATGACTGGCTGTTTACCGCCCGCAAGTCCATCAGCCTCCGTTGGTCAAAGCAGGGCTGGCGAACCCAAGCGGAGTATTGGCTGAATCCCTTGTTGGCGGCTGCGGCGACCTGGCTTGTCAGTCCCTTGCTGGGGTTGGCAGTGGCGGTAATCTTAGATGTTGCGATGCGGCTAGTTTACCGTGAACTGACAATTGACTGGCAGGTGGCGGTCAAAATGGAAAGTAACCGGATGTACAGCGTTTACCGCTTTTTCAACCTCTTTACCGATGTGCCGAGCGTTCAGGGGAATGTCAAGCGCCGTCGCTGGGCGAATGGACTGGTGCGGTGGCTGTCAAACGGCCACCGGCCATGGGCGTACCTCTACGCGCGGGGCTTTGTCCGCAATACGGACATCAGTGGGATTGTGATCCGGCTGACCCTGCTGGGGATGGTCCTGGCGTTCCTGGTTCCGCTCCAGTGGCTAAACACCGCGCTGGTCGTCCTGTTTATCTACCTGATTGCAACTCAGTTAATGCCGTTGTATGGCCAGTACGAAGCCAACGTCTTGACCCACCTTTACCCGGTTCAAACTGAGGAACGGGTCAGGGACTTCCAACGGCTCCTGACCCGGGTAACAGTGATTGAGGCGGCACTTATTGTCCTGGCAAGTATTGGTCTGCATTTCGACTGGCGAGGCTTTTTACTCAACCTGGTCTTTGCCACAATTGAGGTCTGGGTCTTGACCCGCTTCTACTTCAAATTACGAAGAAAAAAGTTAAGTGAGGAATACTAA
- a CDS encoding ATP-binding protein: MRIKSVHIDGFGKWVDQDFSLAANPQVIYGENEAGKTTLAVFIRSILFGFANAKGKNRFQQYRPRTTAAYGGSLLVEADGQQYRITRTAGRDGGRVTVTDQRGQQFGQEKLAALLGNVDLELYQAIFGIRQADLARIGDLSREDVQRQLQQVGAVDSGEWRQLVAELLKKGDEVFKPRGRKPTLNQHLTEYQDLQQRIQQARGKYDDYQRLLKTRGAAQEQMKTGQAELKKDQARQNDLERLARLWPVFQQWRQGQDSSRAELISDEQVAAADRLGIQEQELRRQIKSQEAELAQLNGRLSQFDQAQLNDYHDHLAEYQEMRGQLLQLAARDAQQRQQGRFQEHRAQEKKQLQERYGQVPPQPLSERELTQLEQLRKAPAQLANQGVILALLAFGGLLCLFGLASQHGGLRNLGLLLVIAAGGWGYYSYRQEKQQLARRDAALASFGRAHGLSSFSPDQWLTMQADLHRYAELSNQLADSALGAGQSHEQLLTIKRRLAGKVSGEHAGELARNLLAWENRRADQWRSWQAIRQQLERAQRQLTALKSQLREVQNDKWAIYQSAGVNSDVDFDRFLQQRTRAHQQQVTTAVYDQQLADEDKAALARFTDEAALKRERERLSDRVAREQATLEAAHRQEQAAEVEIRGLAADGTLPELEQRAANLAARIWQEARRWTTYQLTAQWINQALILASADRYPAIIKAAEEFFATLTNQRYTKILLNEEGVAVLTAGQERFAVEELSTGTAEQLYVALRLGFISVMSDQVSLPIIIDDGFVNFDYLRKERVLAILTRLARHNQVLYFTADHRARQLTGVIDLERLDSE, translated from the coding sequence ATGAGAATTAAAAGTGTTCACATTGATGGTTTTGGAAAGTGGGTCGACCAGGATTTTTCCTTGGCGGCAAACCCGCAGGTGATTTATGGTGAAAACGAGGCCGGGAAAACGACGCTCGCCGTCTTTATCCGCAGCATTTTATTTGGTTTTGCCAACGCGAAGGGGAAAAACCGATTTCAGCAGTACCGACCGCGAACGACCGCGGCATATGGCGGCAGCCTGCTGGTGGAAGCTGACGGTCAGCAGTACCGGATTACCCGGACGGCGGGGCGCGACGGCGGCAGGGTAACCGTCACCGACCAGCGGGGCCAGCAATTTGGCCAGGAGAAGTTAGCGGCCCTCTTGGGGAACGTTGACCTGGAGCTCTACCAGGCAATCTTTGGTATTCGGCAAGCGGACCTCGCCAGGATCGGTGACCTTAGCCGGGAAGATGTGCAACGGCAATTACAGCAGGTCGGGGCGGTCGATAGTGGTGAGTGGCGCCAATTGGTCGCGGAATTGCTCAAAAAGGGGGATGAAGTCTTCAAACCCCGGGGACGCAAGCCGACGCTCAACCAACACCTTACCGAGTACCAGGATTTACAGCAACGGATTCAGCAGGCGCGGGGCAAGTATGATGACTACCAGCGTCTGTTGAAGACTCGCGGAGCGGCCCAAGAGCAGATGAAGACTGGGCAGGCAGAGCTGAAAAAAGATCAAGCCCGCCAAAATGATTTGGAACGCTTGGCCCGTCTCTGGCCTGTCTTTCAGCAGTGGCGGCAGGGCCAGGATAGTTCGCGGGCTGAGCTAATCAGCGATGAACAAGTGGCAGCAGCCGATCGGCTCGGTATCCAGGAGCAGGAGCTGCGGCGGCAAATCAAAAGTCAGGAAGCTGAACTGGCCCAGCTCAACGGTCGGCTCAGCCAGTTTGACCAGGCCCAGTTGAATGACTACCATGACCACCTGGCAGAGTACCAGGAAATGCGGGGCCAACTGCTCCAACTAGCTGCTCGGGATGCCCAGCAACGCCAGCAGGGACGCTTCCAGGAACACCGAGCCCAGGAGAAAAAGCAGTTGCAGGAGCGGTATGGACAGGTACCCCCCCAGCCGCTGAGCGAACGGGAACTGACCCAGTTGGAGCAGCTCAGGAAAGCCCCGGCGCAGCTAGCTAACCAGGGGGTCATTTTAGCTTTGCTGGCGTTTGGCGGCCTGCTCTGCCTATTCGGCTTGGCCAGCCAGCATGGTGGTTTGCGCAACCTCGGCCTGCTCTTGGTAATCGCAGCTGGCGGTTGGGGCTACTACAGCTACCGGCAGGAAAAACAACAGTTAGCGCGGCGGGACGCGGCCTTAGCATCTTTTGGCCGGGCTCACGGGCTCAGCAGCTTTTCACCAGACCAGTGGCTGACCATGCAGGCGGACCTTCATCGCTATGCTGAACTCAGTAACCAGTTGGCAGACTCCGCGTTAGGGGCAGGCCAGAGCCATGAACAGTTGCTGACTATCAAGCGGCGGCTGGCTGGTAAAGTCAGTGGGGAGCACGCCGGGGAATTGGCCCGCAACCTGCTCGCTTGGGAAAATCGCCGGGCCGACCAGTGGCGGTCCTGGCAAGCTATCCGCCAGCAGCTAGAACGGGCCCAGCGGCAACTAACGGCCCTAAAAAGCCAGCTCCGGGAGGTACAGAATGATAAGTGGGCTATCTACCAGTCGGCTGGTGTCAATAGTGACGTGGATTTTGACCGCTTCCTCCAGCAGCGGACCCGGGCCCACCAGCAGCAAGTTACCACGGCGGTATATGACCAGCAGCTGGCGGATGAGGACAAGGCAGCACTTGCGCGCTTTACGGATGAGGCGGCGCTAAAACGAGAGCGGGAGCGGCTGAGCGATAGGGTGGCCCGTGAACAGGCAACCTTAGAAGCGGCGCACCGGCAGGAGCAGGCCGCGGAGGTGGAAATTCGGGGGCTGGCAGCTGACGGGACCCTGCCAGAACTAGAACAGCGGGCGGCCAACCTTGCGGCCCGGATTTGGCAGGAGGCTCGGCGGTGGACGACCTACCAGCTGACGGCCCAGTGGATCAACCAGGCACTGATTTTAGCTTCCGCGGACCGGTACCCGGCCATCATTAAGGCCGCGGAGGAGTTTTTTGCGACCTTAACGAACCAGCGGTATACCAAGATTTTGCTTAATGAAGAAGGCGTCGCGGTGTTGACCGCTGGGCAGGAGCGGTTTGCGGTCGAAGAGCTGTCGACTGGGACCGCCGAACAGCTTTATGTTGCGCTGCGTTTGGGCTTTATCAGCGTGATGAGTGACCAGGTCTCCCTGCCGATTATTATTGATGATGGCTTTGTCAACTTTGACTATCTACGCAAGGAGCGGGTACTCGCGATTTTGACCCGATTAGCCCGCCATAACCAGGTCCTTTACTTTACTGCCGACCACCGGGCCCGTCAGCTAACGGGCGTAATTGACCTTGAACGGCTAGATAGTGAATAA
- a CDS encoding thioredoxin family protein yields the protein MEKLPVIKDDQLIDKIGQGKVVLFFTAGWCPDCRFIKPAMPEIEQDFADYTFYTVDRDENIDLAAELNVFGIPSFIAYDHGKEIGRLVNKDRKTKEQVEDFLRNLK from the coding sequence ATGGAAAAGTTACCTGTAATTAAAGATGACCAGTTAATCGACAAGATTGGTCAGGGCAAGGTTGTCCTGTTCTTCACCGCTGGCTGGTGCCCCGACTGCCGCTTTATTAAACCCGCCATGCCGGAAATCGAACAGGATTTTGCGGATTATACCTTCTACACCGTCGACCGCGATGAAAACATTGACTTGGCAGCAGAACTAAACGTTTTTGGGATTCCCAGCTTCATCGCTTATGACCACGGCAAGGAAATTGGTCGGCTAGTCAATAAAGATCGCAAAACTAAGGAACAAGTTGAAGATTTTTTGCGGAATTTGAAGTAA
- a CDS encoding HIT family protein: MTDCIFCKIIAGEIPSYTVYEDDVVKAFLDISQGTPGHTLVVPKKHVKDLFAYDEDLAAAVFSRLPKIARAVKKSNPAIKGMNIINNNGEVAYQSVFHSHIHLVPRYTDQDDFKIIFKDNSAKYDEDKYKEIQQAIVKQMEDEQ; the protein is encoded by the coding sequence ATGACTGACTGTATTTTTTGCAAGATAATTGCTGGAGAAATCCCAAGCTACACGGTATACGAGGACGACGTTGTCAAGGCCTTCCTCGATATTTCCCAGGGCACACCAGGGCACACCCTCGTGGTTCCTAAGAAGCACGTCAAGGACCTCTTCGCCTACGACGAGGACCTGGCTGCCGCTGTCTTTTCCCGCCTGCCAAAGATTGCCCGCGCCGTTAAGAAGTCCAACCCGGCAATTAAGGGAATGAACATCATCAACAACAATGGTGAAGTGGCCTACCAATCAGTCTTCCACTCCCATATTCACCTGGTGCCCCGCTACACTGACCAGGACGACTTCAAGATTATCTTTAAGGATAATTCCGCTAAGTATGACGAGGACAAGTACAAGGAAATTCAGCAAGCAATCGTCAAGCAGATGGAAGATGAACAGTAA
- a CDS encoding peptidylprolyl isomerase PrsA has protein sequence MKSKKLIAVIAGAALMLPLAACGNKAVATTSGGKITQSEYYSSMKATSNGKQVLQQMILDKVLEKEYGKQVSDKQVNAQYNSYKSQYGSQFSSFLQQNGMTEKSLKQQLRSNLLLEAAVRDYSHITNKQINAQWKKYQPKVQTAEILVGSKNDAQDIIDQLNNSSDKYKTFKKLAKSKSTDTSNKDNGGRVPAFDNTDNSLDSAYKEAAFKLKTGEYTTTPVKTDDGYQVIYMIEHPAKGKKSQHIADLRTQIVQENMNNRTFLHKVVSNVLKKGNVSIKENDEKNILDDYLNSNGATSNSGTLGNSSNSSSSSNANN, from the coding sequence TTGAAATCAAAGAAGTTAATTGCGGTAATTGCGGGGGCGGCCCTGATGCTGCCACTGGCTGCCTGCGGAAATAAGGCGGTAGCCACAACCAGCGGGGGAAAGATTACCCAGAGCGAATACTATTCCAGTATGAAGGCCACCAGCAATGGTAAGCAGGTCCTGCAACAGATGATTTTGGACAAGGTCCTGGAAAAGGAGTACGGCAAACAGGTATCTGACAAGCAGGTCAATGCCCAGTACAACAGCTACAAGTCCCAGTACGGCTCCCAGTTCAGCTCCTTCTTGCAGCAAAATGGGATGACCGAAAAGTCACTCAAGCAGCAGCTGCGGTCTAACCTCCTGCTGGAAGCCGCGGTTCGTGATTACTCCCACATTACGAACAAGCAGATCAATGCCCAGTGGAAGAAGTACCAGCCAAAAGTTCAAACAGCTGAGATCCTGGTCGGCAGTAAGAACGATGCCCAGGACATCATCGACCAGCTGAACAACTCAAGCGACAAGTACAAGACCTTCAAGAAACTGGCAAAGTCAAAGTCGACTGACACTTCCAACAAGGATAATGGTGGGCGGGTTCCTGCTTTTGACAATACGGATAACTCGCTAGATTCGGCATACAAGGAAGCTGCCTTTAAGCTCAAGACTGGTGAATACACCACGACCCCGGTCAAGACCGATGACGGTTACCAGGTGATCTACATGATCGAACACCCGGCTAAGGGGAAGAAGAGCCAGCACATCGCTGACCTGCGGACCCAGATTGTTCAGGAAAACATGAACAACCGGACCTTCCTCCACAAGGTCGTTTCTAACGTCCTCAAGAAGGGGAATGTTTCCATTAAGGAAAACGATGAGAAGAACATCCTGGATGACTACCTGAATTCCAACGGTGCGACGAGCAACAGTGGTACCTTGGGCAATTCGAGCAACAGTAGCTCTTCCAGCAATGCTAATAACTAG